Part of the Arthrobacter sp. MMS18-M83 genome is shown below.
CCCGTCAGTCACCGCTTCGACGAACGCCACCAGAATCAGGTTCCGCATAAGGAAATTTTGCCACCGCAGGTGGGAGAGAGCCGGTCGAGGCAAACGCTCGCTCACTTATCGGCCCGTAATCCCCGACCCTCCATCACATATCCGGCCTTAAGCACCGACGCTCGCTCACCAGAAGTGAGCGAGCGTTTGCGGAAAGGCCGCCAAAAGTGATCGAGCGTCACATGGGGGGCGAAGGCGTTAGACAGTGCGGACGACGTCCTCGTAGGCGAACTTCGGCTTGGCTTCGCCGAAGGCGTCCGGACCCGGCTGGCCGATGTTGACCACGAGGAAGCTCTTCTGGTCCCCGGCCGGGAAGAATTCGGCGTCGATCGCGGCGAAGTCGGCACCGGTCATGGGGCCGGCAGCGAAGCCGAGGGAGCGGACGGCGAGGATGAAGTAGCCGGCCTGCAGGTGGGCATTGTTGTTGCCCGTGGTTGCGGTGAACTCGGGGTTGGCGTCGTACATGGCCTTCGGGGCGGAGTAGACCGGGAGGAACTTGTCCCACTGCTCGTGCCAGGCGGTGTCATAGGAGAGTACGGCGACCAGCGGAGCAGTAGCGGTCTTGGCCTTGTTGCCCGGAGAGAGGGTCTCGACGAGCTTGGCGCGGGCTTCGTCCGAGCGGACGTAGGTGACGCGCAACGGCTGGGAGTTGAACGCCGTCGGGCCGAACTTGGTCAGTTCGTAAATGGCCTGCGCCTGCTCCTCGGAGACCTCGCCGGCAAAGGAGTTGGCAGTGCGGGCTTCGGCAAAGATGGCGTCGACTGCTGCGCCGTCAATCACTGCTTCTTCGTGGGCGATCGTCATTCGCGTACCTTTCGCTGTGCCCGCAGCCATCGACGGCCGGGCGCTTATGCTTTCCATGGTTCCAACTTCAACTCCGCCGCGCCTCTTCCCATGAAGCCACGTGACTTTCCACACAGCGGAATCGGCCGGCCGTCCGGGCGGTAAGGTTGCACCCGGACAATCACAACTTTCAGGGAAGGCTCCCGTAGATGAGCATGCTCGGAACCAAATGGAAGCTGCACGGCAACGGCAAGACGATCCGGCCCGGACACGTAGTGGCGCCCGAGGAGCGGCTCGCGTGG
Proteins encoded:
- a CDS encoding malonic semialdehyde reductase encodes the protein MTIAHEEAVIDGAAVDAIFAEARTANSFAGEVSEEQAQAIYELTKFGPTAFNSQPLRVTYVRSDEARAKLVETLSPGNKAKTATAPLVAVLSYDTAWHEQWDKFLPVYSAPKAMYDANPEFTATTGNNNAHLQAGYFILAVRSLGFAAGPMTGADFAAIDAEFFPAGDQKSFLVVNIGQPGPDAFGEAKPKFAYEDVVRTV